One Rattus norvegicus strain BN/NHsdMcwi chromosome 20, GRCr8, whole genome shotgun sequence DNA segment encodes these proteins:
- the Pkib gene encoding cAMP-dependent protein kinase inhibitor beta isoform 2 (isoform 2 is encoded by transcript variant 2), whose product MRTDSSEMTDVESVISSFASSARAGRRNALPDIQSSLATGGSPDLALKLEALAVKEDAKMKNEEKDQGQPKKPLDEDK is encoded by the exons ATGAGGACAGATTCATCGGAGATGACTGATGTGGAATCTGTAATCAGCAGCTTCGCGTCTTCAGCAAGGGCGGGCCGCCGCAATGCCTTACCCGACATCCAGAGTTCACTGGCTACAGGTGGATCCCCTGATCTTGCACTGAAGCTGGAGGCATTGGCTGTGAAGGAAG ATGCAAAAAtgaagaatgaagagaaagaccaAGGCCAACCGAAAAAGCCCCTAGACGAAGACAAATAA